One part of the Panthera leo isolate Ple1 chromosome D4, P.leo_Ple1_pat1.1, whole genome shotgun sequence genome encodes these proteins:
- the NDUFA8 gene encoding NADH dehydrogenase [ubiquinone] 1 alpha subcomplex subunit 8, giving the protein MRRPEVALGGRKGISRRRGRRGCGRLLGVGATAVMPGIVELPTVEDLKVQEVKVSSSVLKAAAHHYGVQCDKPNKEFMLCRWEEKDPRRCLEEGRLVNKCALDFFRQIKLHCAEPFTEYWTCIDYSSLQLLRRCRKQQAKFDECVLDKLGWVRPDLGELSKVTKVKTDRPLPENPYHSRARPEPNPEVEGDLKPAKHGSRLFFWTM; this is encoded by the exons ATGCGCAGGCCCGAGGTGGCCCTTGGCGGTCGAAAGGGGATTTCAAGGAGACGGGGGCGACGCGGCTGCGGGCGCCTCCTCGGGGTCGGGGCTACCGCCGTCATGCCGGGAATAGTGGAGCTGCCCACTGTGGAGGATCTGAAAGTGCAGGAG GTGAAAGTCAGTTCTTCGGTGCTGAAAGCTGCCGCCCACCACTATGGAGTTCAGTGTGATAAGCCCAACAAGgagttcatgctctgtcgctgGGAAGAGAAAGACCCCAGGCGGTGTTTAGAGGAAGGCAGGCTCGTCAACAAGTGTGCTCTGGACTTCTTCAG GCAGATAAAGCTTCACTGTGCGGAGCCTTTTACCGAATATTGGACCTGCATTGATTACTCCAGCCTGCAGTTACTTCGTCGCTGTCGCAAACAGCAGGCCAAGTTTGACGAGTGTGTGCTGGACAAACTGGGCTGGGTGCGACCTGACCTCGGAGAGCTGTCCAAG GTCACTAAAGTGAAAACAGATCGACCTTTACCGGAGAATCCCTATCACTCGAGAGCAAGACCAGAGCCCAACCCTGAGGTAGAAGGAGACCTGAAGCCTGCCAAGCATGGCAGCCGCCTTTTTTTCTGGACCATGTAA